Below is a genomic region from Mycolicibacterium neworleansense.
GCTGGGCACCGAGTTCAGCGAACTTGCCAGCAACGACGACATCAACGCCGTGCTGGCCAGCCTGCGGCCCGATGCCACCGCACCGTCGGACTCCGCGCTGCTGTCAAAGATCCATACCGGCACCTGCTAACGCATCGTGCAGGGCGCCGGCGATGCCCGGTGCCGACGCGGCGACGTACTCGTCGCCGGGAGCCGCAGGCAGCCACACCGTCGCCCCCGCCTCCGCCGCGATCAGCGCGGCCGCGGCCCAGTCCCACACCTGGACGCCCTCTTCGTAGTAGGCGTCGAGGCGACCCGCGGCGACCATGCACAGATCCAGCGCGCACGAGCCGATGCGCCGGATGTCGCGCACCGCGGGCAGGACCCGGGCCAGCACGCCGGCCTGACGCGCCCGCCGGCCCGGATCGTAGGCAAAACCGGTACCCAGCAGCGCCATGGACAGGTCATCGACGGCACTGCATCGCAGCGCGGTCCGCACCCCGGCCCGCACCACCTCGGCGCCGTGCCCCAGCGCCGCCGAGTACACCTCACCGGCAGGCACATTCGCCACGGCACCGGCCACCGACCGTCCGTCGTACTGCACGGCCACCGACACCGCATAGGCCGGGATCCCGTAGACGAAGTTCACCGTGCCGTCGATCGGGTCGATCACCCAGCTCAGGCCCTCACGGCCGTCCTGCTGACCGCCCTCCTCCTCCCCCAGGATCGCCTCCGAGGGCCGCAGCACCGCCAGCCGCTCACGCAACCACCGTTCGGTTTCGGTGTCGATGATCGTGACGGGGTCGGTCGGGGTGCTCTTGGCCCGGACCGCGCCGGCGGCCGGCGCCACGGCGCCGAACACCTCGGCGCGGCGGCGCACGACGAACTCTGCGGCTTCGGAGGCCAGTTGCTCGGCCACCACCCGCAAGGCGGGAGCATCGAAACTGTTGTCGGTCACGGCCCTATCGCAACATCTTCTGACCGAAAAGTCGCTTCGCGACCGACTCCGGACCACCCGCGGCTGCGATGGTCAGCGACTAGGGTGGGAACGCGCCTTGGTTTGTCCCTCACCCTGTCCGACAGCCGCCACACGGCCTGTCCCACAAAAGGAGCACCCATGACGGCACCCGATGCGTCCGCAGCAGGCCCGGTGTCCACCGCCGACGCGCAACGCCGCGGATTCGGCGTCGACGTCGGCGGCAGCGGGATCAAGGGCGGCATCGTCGACCTCGAGACCGGGCAGCTCATCGGCGAGCGGTTCAAGCTCGACACGCCGCAGCCGTCCACCCCTGAATCGGTGGCGAAAACGGTGGCTGCGGTGGTGGCCGAGTTCGGCTGGACCGGCAGCGTCGGCGTCACCTACCCGGGTGTCGTCACCGACGGCATCGTGCGCACCGCCGCCAATGTCGACAAGGGCTGGATCGGCGTGAACGCGGCCGAGGTGATCA
It encodes:
- a CDS encoding inositol monophosphatase family protein, with protein sequence MTDNSFDAPALRVVAEQLASEAAEFVVRRRAEVFGAVAPAAGAVRAKSTPTDPVTIIDTETERWLRERLAVLRPSEAILGEEEGGQQDGREGLSWVIDPIDGTVNFVYGIPAYAVSVAVQYDGRSVAGAVANVPAGEVYSAALGHGAEVVRAGVRTALRCSAVDDLSMALLGTGFAYDPGRRARQAGVLARVLPAVRDIRRIGSCALDLCMVAAGRLDAYYEEGVQVWDWAAAALIAAEAGATVWLPAAPGDEYVAASAPGIAGALHDALAGAGMDL